One genomic region from Ptychodera flava strain L36383 chromosome 5, AS_Pfla_20210202, whole genome shotgun sequence encodes:
- the LOC139133001 gene encoding UDP-glucose 4-epimerase-like, with amino-acid sequence MSDKCVLVTGGAGYIGSHVVIELLNAGYEMVVVDNLTNSSKGPGTVKPAIIQKIEEISGKVVTFYGVDILDKKSLIDLFAKHQFFAVLHLASLKAVGESVKLPLKYYMVNVTGTLNLLEVMNRYNVKNILFSSSHTVYGTPKYLPLDEKHPVGECTNPYGSSKCFVEQVLADLYNAEKDWNVIIMRYFNPVGSHKSGLIGEDPDGIPSNLMPYVAQVAVGKRTELKVFGDDYDTPDGTGVRDYIHVVDLAASHIAALKKLEENPGCKTYNIGTGKAFSVLDIIKGVEKASGKKIAYKVVARRNGDVGSCYSDSSLAEKELGWKAEKGLDEMCEDLWRWQGKNTN; translated from the exons ATGTCTGACAAGTGTGTTCTGGTCACTGGAGGAGCTGGCTATATCGGCAGCCATGTTGTCATCGAGTTGCTTAACGCTGGATACGAAATGGTTGTAGTGGACAATCTTACCAACTCCTCAAAAG GCCCCGGAACGGTAAAGCCAGCCATCATTCAAAAAATCGAAGAAATTTCTGGAAAAGTTGTGACGTTCTACGGAGTTGACATTCTGGACAAAAAGTCTTTGATTGACTTATTCGCCAAG CATCAATTTTTCGCAGTTCTTCACCTGGCGAGTTTGAAGGCTGTCGGCGAATCTGTGAAGTTGCCGTTAAAATACTACATGGTCAATGTAACTGGAACTCTTAACCTACTGGAG GTGATGAATAGGTATAACGTAAAGAACATTTTGTTCTCCAGCTCTCATACAGTGTATGGAACACCAAAATATTTGCCCCTCGATGAGAAACACCCCGTGGGAGAGTGCACTAACCCGTATGGATCATCTAAATGCTTTGTAGAGCAGGTTTTGGCGGACCTTTACAATGCTGAAAAG GATTGGAACGTCATCATCATGCGATACTTCAATCCCGTCGGATCCCATAAATCAGGATTGATCGGCGAGGATCCGGACGGAATTCCCAGCAATCTGATGCCGTATGTAGCTCAGGTGGCCGTCGGTAAACGGACGGAGTTGAAAGTGTTCGGGGATGACTACGACACGCCCGATGGCACAG GTGTTAGAGATTACATTCATGTCGTTGACCTGGCTGCAAGTCACATTGCTGCTTTGAAAAAGTTAGAAGAAAATCCAGGATGTAAAACCTACAACATCGGAACTGGCAAAGCTTTCTCTGTTCTGGATATCATCAAAGGAGTCGAGAAAGCTTCTGgtaaaaag ATTGCCTACAAGGTTGTTGCCAGGAGGAACGGCGACGTCGGGTCTTGTTACTCTGATTCCTCATTGGCTGAGAAGGAGCTTGGTTGGAAAGCAGAGAAAGGGTTGGATGAGATGT GTGAAGATTTATGGAGATGGCAGGGAAAGAACACAAACTAG